One genomic window of Cellulophaga sp. Hel_I_12 includes the following:
- a CDS encoding aconitate hydratase produces the protein MAFDIDMIKKVYADMPKRVDKARELVGKPLTLSEKILYAHLWDGSPSKVFKRGKDYVDFAPDRIALQDATAQMALLQFMQAGKNKVAVPTTTHCDHLIQAKNGAAADLKIANSTSAEVFNFLESVSDKYGIGFWKPGAGIIHQVVLENYAFPGGMMIGTDSHTVNAGGLGMVAIGVGGADAVDVMAGMAWELKFPKLIGVKLTGSLSGWTSAKDVILKVAGILTVKGGTGAIVEYFGPGAKNLSCTGKGTICNMGAEIGATTSTFGYDDSMERYLRATDRSDIADEANKIREYLTGDDEVYANPNDYFDQLIEINLDTLRPHLNGPFTPDLATPVGELGAKAREHGWPLKVDWGLIGSCTNSSYEDLTRAASIAKQAVDKKIKAKSDFGINPGSEQIRFTAERDGILKIFEDLDATIFTNACGPCIGQWDRSDLKGEEKNTIVHSFNRNFSKRADGNPNTHAFVGSPEMVAAIAISGRLDFDPMNDTLLNEDGEEVKLDEPRGIELPPLGFDVEDAGYLAPQEDGSAVVVKVDPKSERLQLLEPFTPITDESLMGVKLLIKAFGKCTTDHISMAGPWLRFRGHLDNISNNCLIGAVNAFGKKTNFVKNQLTGEFGGVPDTARAYKAAGIKSIVVGDHNYGEGSSREHAAMEPRHLGVAAVLVKSFARIHETNLKKQGMLGLTFANEADYDLIQEDDTFNFLDIADFAPDKQLTIELVHADGTKNTIKVNHTYNEPQIAWYREGSALNVIKKENASSAK, from the coding sequence ATGGCATTTGATATAGATATGATAAAAAAGGTGTACGCCGATATGCCTAAACGTGTTGACAAAGCACGTGAGCTAGTTGGTAAACCACTCACACTTTCTGAGAAAATTTTATATGCGCACCTTTGGGATGGTTCACCATCAAAAGTATTTAAAAGAGGTAAAGATTATGTAGATTTTGCTCCAGATCGTATTGCTTTACAAGATGCTACAGCGCAAATGGCTTTATTGCAATTCATGCAAGCAGGTAAAAACAAAGTTGCTGTTCCAACGACAACGCATTGCGATCACTTAATTCAAGCAAAAAACGGTGCAGCAGCCGATTTAAAAATTGCAAATTCAACAAGTGCAGAAGTTTTTAATTTTTTAGAATCTGTTTCCGATAAATACGGAATAGGTTTTTGGAAACCAGGTGCGGGTATTATACATCAAGTAGTTTTAGAAAATTATGCATTCCCAGGCGGAATGATGATTGGTACTGATTCGCATACCGTAAATGCGGGTGGCTTAGGAATGGTCGCTATTGGTGTAGGTGGTGCGGATGCCGTTGATGTTATGGCCGGTATGGCTTGGGAGCTTAAATTTCCTAAACTTATTGGGGTTAAATTAACAGGAAGCTTAAGTGGTTGGACTTCCGCTAAAGATGTAATTCTTAAAGTTGCGGGTATTTTAACCGTAAAAGGTGGTACAGGTGCTATTGTAGAATATTTTGGGCCAGGAGCTAAAAATTTATCTTGTACTGGTAAAGGTACTATTTGTAATATGGGTGCCGAAATTGGCGCAACAACCTCTACTTTTGGATATGATGATTCAATGGAGCGTTATTTACGCGCTACCGATCGTAGTGATATTGCCGATGAAGCCAACAAAATACGCGAATATTTAACAGGTGATGATGAGGTGTATGCAAACCCGAATGATTATTTTGATCAGCTTATTGAAATTAATTTAGACACTTTGCGTCCGCATTTAAACGGGCCTTTTACACCAGATTTAGCCACTCCAGTAGGTGAATTAGGTGCAAAAGCTAGAGAGCATGGATGGCCGCTTAAAGTAGATTGGGGATTAATTGGTTCTTGTACCAACTCTTCTTACGAAGATTTAACCAGGGCCGCTTCTATCGCAAAACAAGCCGTTGATAAAAAAATAAAAGCAAAGTCCGACTTTGGAATTAACCCAGGTTCAGAGCAAATTCGTTTTACTGCAGAGCGTGATGGAATTTTAAAAATATTTGAAGATTTAGACGCTACCATATTTACAAATGCTTGTGGTCCATGTATTGGACAATGGGATAGAAGCGATTTAAAAGGAGAGGAAAAGAATACCATTGTGCACTCTTTTAACCGAAACTTCTCTAAAAGAGCAGATGGTAACCCAAATACGCATGCGTTCGTTGGTTCTCCAGAAATGGTTGCCGCTATCGCAATCTCTGGTCGACTAGATTTTGATCCCATGAATGATACGCTGTTGAATGAAGATGGAGAAGAAGTGAAATTAGACGAGCCAAGAGGTATTGAGTTGCCACCACTTGGTTTTGATGTAGAAGATGCTGGTTATTTAGCGCCACAAGAAGACGGTTCTGCGGTCGTTGTTAAGGTAGATCCAAAATCAGAAAGATTACAGCTTTTAGAGCCATTTACACCTATTACAGACGAAAGTTTAATGGGCGTAAAGTTATTAATCAAAGCCTTTGGAAAATGTACTACAGACCATATCTCTATGGCAGGGCCTTGGTTGCGTTTCCGTGGTCATTTAGATAATATATCGAATAACTGTTTAATTGGGGCTGTAAATGCATTTGGTAAGAAAACAAATTTTGTTAAAAATCAATTGACAGGTGAATTTGGAGGTGTGCCTGACACAGCGCGTGCCTACAAAGCAGCAGGGATTAAAAGTATTGTCGTAGGTGATCATAACTATGGTGAAGGTTCTTCAAGAGAGCATGCTGCGATGGAGCCAAGACATTTAGGGGTTGCTGCAGTATTGGTAAAATCTTTTGCCCGGATTCATGAAACCAACCTTAAAAAACAAGGAATGCTTGGTTTAACCTTTGCGAACGAAGCCGATTATGATCTCATTCAGGAAGATGATACGTTTAACTTTTTGGATATTGCAGATTTTGCTCCAGACAAGCAATTAACTATTGAACTGGTGCATGCTGACGGAACTAAAAATACAATTAAGGTGAACCATACCTATAATGAACCTCAAATTGCTTGGTACAGAGAAGGTTCTGCCTTAAATGTGATTAAAAAAGAGAATGCTTCTTCAGCAAAATAA
- a CDS encoding helix-turn-helix domain-containing protein: MNLIGTKWKPLILFHLLEGDLRSGILQKKIPEVSNKMFTQTVRDLEKDGLIARKVFPIVPPRVEYSLTKRGKSLEYILRSLDKWGSEDCKN; the protein is encoded by the coding sequence ATGAATTTAATAGGGACAAAATGGAAACCTTTAATTTTATTTCATTTATTAGAAGGTGATTTGCGTTCCGGAATATTACAGAAGAAAATTCCAGAGGTTTCAAATAAAATGTTTACTCAAACCGTGAGAGATTTAGAAAAAGATGGGCTTATTGCCAGAAAAGTTTTTCCTATAGTTCCTCCTAGAGTTGAATACAGTTTAACTAAAAGAGGGAAATCACTTGAGTATATTTTGAGAAGTTTGGATAAATGGGGTTCTGAAGATTGTAAGAATTAA
- a CDS encoding DUF2339 domain-containing protein, with product MNTNQDDIKILEQKLELLLSKQEGFAKELMAVYKEIELLKKGTLSTPEKPVEAIEPISKEKIMETPEPIVVQSKPEAVKPIESSGKSEIENIVDRVQKKSTLPQQKSNLEKFIGENLINKIGIFITVIGVVIGAKYSIENNLISPLTRIVLGYLVGLALLVFGIKLKAKYLNYSAVLVSGAIAILYFISFAAYSLYGLLPQLPTFVLMVLFTVFAVITSIHYNKQVIAHIGLVGAYAVPFLLSTGSGDVLTLFSYMAIINIGILVLAFKKYWKPLYYVAFVFTWLIYTLWLSAKYVPIDHFAIAFSFASLFFVIFYLAFMSYKFMKKESFNSGDVIIVFINSFIFYGIGFYLLSENERTEELLGLFTLANAGIHFVVATVIFKRKLADKKLFYLIAALVLTFITITIPVQLDGSWVTILWAVEAGLLFWIGLTKNISVYKKLSYILMVLAFFSIFQDWEIAYASYYSLDEKKIPPFFNSNFLSSLVVIISFAFITWLLHAKTFRVAHGVRTGIHLVMAILAPLLFLIIFYFAIFFEIDAYWTQLFNASMLTITDVDGQTLTKYNYSLRDFNSIWLVNYTLLFFTILSIVTIFKVKNRMTGIVNLVFNILVVFIFLSFGLYLISELRSDHINQYLEEYYHNSYNLSIRYISFVFLGGLLYVTYLYSKQPFIKLNLRTPFEIGFHFTLLWLLSSELLHWMDLGGISNSYKMNLSILWGAYSLFLVILGIWKRKKYLRITGIILFGFTLIKLFFYDIADLDTISKTIVFVSLGVLLLVISFLYNKYTKQIEDESKSE from the coding sequence ATGAATACCAACCAAGACGATATAAAAATTCTCGAACAAAAACTAGAATTGCTTTTATCAAAGCAAGAAGGTTTTGCCAAAGAGTTGATGGCCGTTTACAAAGAAATAGAACTGCTCAAAAAAGGAACGCTAAGTACTCCAGAAAAGCCAGTTGAAGCTATTGAGCCGATTAGTAAAGAAAAAATAATGGAAACGCCAGAGCCTATTGTGGTTCAAAGCAAGCCAGAAGCTGTAAAACCTATTGAGAGCAGTGGAAAATCTGAAATAGAAAATATAGTTGATCGGGTACAAAAGAAAAGTACGCTCCCGCAACAAAAATCGAATTTAGAGAAATTTATCGGAGAAAATTTAATTAATAAAATCGGAATTTTCATTACGGTTATTGGTGTTGTTATTGGCGCAAAATACAGTATTGAAAATAATTTAATTAGCCCCTTAACCAGAATTGTTTTAGGGTACCTTGTTGGTTTAGCCTTATTGGTTTTCGGGATTAAACTAAAAGCTAAATACTTAAATTATAGTGCTGTTTTAGTCAGTGGCGCTATTGCTATATTATACTTTATAAGCTTTGCCGCCTATAGTTTATACGGACTTTTACCGCAATTACCCACTTTTGTATTGATGGTTTTATTTACGGTTTTTGCAGTAATCACTTCAATACATTATAATAAGCAGGTAATTGCACATATCGGCTTAGTGGGTGCTTATGCCGTTCCGTTTTTATTGAGTACAGGATCTGGCGATGTACTAACATTATTTAGTTACATGGCGATTATAAATATTGGAATTTTAGTCCTTGCTTTTAAAAAATACTGGAAACCACTTTATTATGTTGCCTTTGTGTTTACATGGCTCATATATACCTTATGGTTATCCGCCAAATACGTACCAATCGATCATTTTGCAATAGCGTTTAGTTTTGCTAGCTTATTTTTTGTCATTTTTTATTTGGCATTTATGAGCTATAAGTTTATGAAAAAAGAAAGCTTCAATTCGGGAGATGTTATTATTGTATTCATAAATTCGTTTATCTTTTATGGCATTGGCTTTTATTTACTTTCAGAAAATGAACGTACAGAAGAACTTTTAGGATTATTTACACTGGCAAATGCTGGTATTCATTTTGTAGTGGCTACTGTAATTTTCAAACGAAAACTAGCCGATAAAAAGCTATTTTATCTTATTGCCGCTTTGGTATTAACGTTTATTACCATAACTATTCCTGTTCAGTTAGATGGTTCTTGGGTTACCATTTTATGGGCTGTTGAAGCTGGTTTGTTATTTTGGATTGGCCTCACTAAAAACATCAGCGTATACAAAAAACTATCCTATATTTTAATGGTTTTAGCCTTCTTTAGTATTTTTCAAGATTGGGAAATAGCTTATGCTAGCTATTATTCGTTAGATGAAAAAAAGATACCTCCATTTTTCAATAGTAACTTTTTAAGTTCATTAGTGGTGATCATTTCTTTCGCATTCATCACTTGGCTACTTCACGCTAAAACGTTTCGTGTAGCGCATGGCGTAAGAACTGGAATTCATCTAGTAATGGCGATACTTGCACCGCTATTATTTTTAATTATTTTTTACTTTGCCATTTTCTTTGAAATTGACGCCTATTGGACACAATTATTCAATGCTTCTATGCTGACCATAACAGATGTAGACGGACAAACACTTACGAAATACAACTATAGTTTACGTGACTTTAATAGCATTTGGTTGGTAAATTATACTTTGCTCTTTTTTACTATACTATCTATTGTGACTATTTTTAAAGTTAAAAATAGGATGACAGGTATAGTGAACCTAGTATTTAATATTCTTGTTGTATTTATCTTTTTAAGTTTTGGACTTTACCTTATCAGCGAATTAAGAAGTGACCATATCAACCAATATTTAGAGGAATATTACCATAACAGCTATAATTTAAGTATCCGGTACATTTCTTTTGTTTTCTTAGGAGGATTACTGTACGTCACCTACTTGTATAGCAAACAGCCTTTTATAAAGCTGAATTTAAGAACTCCTTTTGAAATAGGATTTCATTTTACACTTCTGTGGCTATTAAGTAGTGAGTTATTACATTGGATGGATCTTGGAGGCATAAGCAATTCCTATAAAATGAATTTAAGTATTCTTTGGGGAGCCTATTCTTTATTTTTAGTGATTTTAGGCATCTGGAAACGTAAAAAATACCTTAGAATCACAGGCATCATTTTATTTGGATTTACCCTGATAAAATTATTCTTTTATGATATTGCAGACTTAGATACCATCTCAAAAACTATTGTTTTTGTGTCCCTAGGCGTATTACTATTAGTCATTTCTTTTCTTTATAACAAGTACACTAAACAAATTGAAGATGAGTCAAAAAGCGAATAA
- a CDS encoding peptidylprolyl isomerase: MDKIKYVITLYLILLCLGTGKAQEEQVAEKNEAQATDVSMLTDSINTFKRVKIDGVAAVVGEHLILESDIDKTLIDLRNQGVSADEVSRCGLLGKLMEDRLFAHQAVQDSILVADDEVNANSDAQIEQLVGKVGSIEKVLAFYKKTDEESFREELYKINKLRMLSERMQRKIVEEVEVTPEEVRQYFNEIPKDQRPIIGTELEIAQITKMPEASEEEVQKVIDRLNKIREDVLENGSSFAIKAILYTEDPGSKPNGGLYSGVTKQSGYAKEFKDAAFTLAEGEVSEPFKTQFGYHILTVDKILGQQRDVRHILMIPKISDEALRASKMEIDSIRQQIIDGKYTFAEAALNFSDQKETKFDGGQLRNPIDYGSRFELANMPDPQLYNQIRNLKDNEISQPLLEEDPREGTSYKILKITNRYDEHVADFAKDYLKIQDLALTQKRADAIAKWMKEHIEETYISVSTTGKDCDFSNNWLKN; this comes from the coding sequence ATGGACAAGATTAAGTATGTTATTACACTGTATTTGATACTATTATGCTTGGGTACTGGTAAGGCTCAGGAAGAACAAGTAGCAGAGAAAAATGAAGCTCAAGCAACTGATGTAAGTATGCTAACCGATTCTATCAACACTTTTAAGCGTGTTAAGATTGATGGTGTTGCAGCCGTTGTTGGCGAGCATCTTATATTAGAATCTGATATCGATAAAACCTTAATTGATTTAAGAAACCAGGGAGTTTCTGCAGATGAAGTTTCGCGTTGTGGACTTTTAGGAAAACTTATGGAAGATCGTTTGTTTGCGCATCAAGCAGTTCAGGACAGTATCTTGGTCGCTGATGATGAGGTGAATGCAAATAGTGATGCTCAAATAGAGCAATTGGTGGGTAAAGTAGGATCTATAGAAAAAGTATTAGCTTTTTATAAGAAAACAGATGAAGAAAGCTTCAGAGAAGAACTCTATAAAATTAATAAGTTGCGTATGCTTTCTGAGCGTATGCAGCGCAAGATAGTTGAAGAAGTAGAAGTAACTCCTGAAGAAGTGCGTCAATATTTTAATGAAATCCCAAAAGATCAAAGACCAATTATAGGAACTGAGCTAGAAATCGCTCAAATAACTAAAATGCCGGAGGCCTCTGAGGAAGAGGTTCAAAAGGTCATAGACCGCTTAAATAAAATTAGAGAAGATGTTTTAGAAAACGGTTCAAGTTTCGCTATTAAAGCAATTTTATATACTGAAGATCCTGGATCTAAACCAAACGGAGGCTTATACTCCGGAGTTACAAAACAATCGGGATATGCAAAAGAGTTTAAAGATGCTGCTTTTACTTTAGCCGAAGGAGAAGTGTCTGAGCCATTTAAAACCCAGTTTGGATATCATATTTTAACCGTTGATAAAATATTAGGACAACAACGAGATGTGCGGCATATCCTCATGATTCCTAAAATTTCAGATGAAGCGTTAAGAGCTTCTAAAATGGAGATTGATAGTATTCGTCAGCAAATAATAGATGGTAAATATACCTTTGCCGAAGCGGCTTTAAATTTTTCAGATCAAAAAGAGACCAAATTTGATGGAGGGCAGTTAAGAAATCCGATAGATTATGGTTCTAGGTTTGAACTAGCAAATATGCCTGATCCACAATTGTATAATCAGATTCGTAATTTAAAAGATAACGAAATATCTCAGCCTCTTTTAGAAGAGGATCCAAGGGAGGGTACGAGTTACAAGATTTTGAAAATCACAAATCGCTATGATGAACATGTGGCAGATTTCGCAAAAGACTACTTAAAAATTCAAGATTTAGCCTTGACTCAAAAAAGAGCTGATGCTATTGCAAAGTGGATGAAAGAACATATCGAAGAAACCTATATTAGTGTTAGTACAACAGGAAAAGACTGTGACTTCTCGAATAATTGGTTAAAAAATTAG
- a CDS encoding MoxR family ATPase: MSDVTAIENLVVKHQALKNEIAKIIIGQDTVVHQILLSVYAGGHSLLIGVPGLAKTLMVHTIAKTLGLDFKRIQFTPDLMPSDILGSEILDQNRTFKFIKGPVFSNIILADEINRTPPKTQAALLEAMQERTVTIAGTNYPLASPYFVLATQNPIEQEGTYPLPEAQLDRFMFAIELKYPSMEEEVAIVKATTSDDSPAINALFTAEEIVAIQHLIRRIPVPDNVVNYAVKLVHSTRPNIDSASDYVKQYIDWGAGPRASQNLILAAKANAAIHGKFSPDIEDVKAVAMGILRHRIIKNYKAEAEGISEDTIIGALL, from the coding sequence ATGTCAGACGTTACGGCTATTGAAAATCTTGTTGTAAAACATCAGGCGTTAAAAAACGAAATTGCTAAAATAATCATAGGGCAAGACACTGTTGTACACCAAATTTTACTTTCTGTTTATGCTGGCGGACATTCTTTATTAATAGGAGTACCTGGCTTAGCAAAGACCTTAATGGTACATACTATTGCCAAAACTTTAGGTTTAGATTTTAAACGTATTCAATTTACACCCGATTTAATGCCAAGTGATATTTTGGGCAGCGAAATATTAGATCAAAATAGAACTTTTAAGTTTATCAAAGGGCCTGTTTTTTCTAATATTATTCTGGCCGATGAGATCAATAGAACACCGCCAAAAACTCAGGCTGCACTCTTAGAGGCAATGCAAGAACGAACCGTTACCATTGCAGGTACAAATTACCCCTTAGCGTCACCTTATTTTGTCTTGGCAACACAAAACCCTATTGAGCAAGAAGGCACATACCCCTTGCCAGAAGCACAATTAGATCGCTTTATGTTTGCGATCGAATTAAAGTACCCTTCCATGGAAGAAGAAGTCGCTATTGTCAAAGCGACTACCTCCGATGATAGCCCTGCTATAAATGCCTTATTTACAGCAGAGGAAATTGTGGCCATTCAACATTTAATTCGCAGGATTCCTGTACCCGATAATGTGGTGAATTATGCGGTTAAATTAGTGCATAGCACAAGGCCCAATATCGATTCAGCTTCCGATTATGTAAAGCAATATATTGATTGGGGTGCAGGTCCTCGAGCATCGCAAAACTTAATTTTAGCAGCTAAGGCCAACGCCGCAATTCATGGAAAATTTTCTCCTGATATCGAAGATGTAAAAGCTGTCGCTATGGGTATTTTGCGCCATAGAATTATAAAAAACTACAAAGCAGAAGCTGAAGGTATCTCTGAAGATACCATTATAGGAGCGTTATTGTAA
- a CDS encoding serine hydrolase: protein MINRKKLFLGMLLCFFFLACTEKQKPIENPIQQAFKSNNPAIQYVLDSLKNHEVQIKFTQIDRKNEAVFFKDYDFQVNANHYFYPASTVKFPVAILALEKINSMVHFDMNTRFYIEGDTLETTVAQEITKLFAVSDNAAYNRLFEFLGQDEIHQKLQAKGIENVRISHRVSTPNADDITTRAIVYYTNDSTTNITDKIINKPIKPLKIDHLKKGKGYFEEAILLQEPFDFSLKNYYAIDAQHDVLKRIIFPEEFTIAERFTISKEQRDFLLEAMHTLPRELGYDTKEYYDSYVKFFMYGDSQELIPASIEIYNKVGYAYGTLTDCAYIKDTENDIAFLITATILVNKNGIFNDNDYEYDTVGIPFLAALGRELYQQELARKNK from the coding sequence ATGATAAACAGGAAAAAGTTATTTTTAGGAATGCTTTTGTGTTTTTTCTTTTTGGCGTGTACAGAGAAACAGAAACCCATTGAAAATCCTATTCAACAAGCATTTAAAAGCAATAACCCGGCTATTCAATACGTTTTAGATAGTTTAAAAAATCACGAAGTTCAGATTAAATTCACACAGATTGATCGCAAGAACGAGGCCGTATTTTTTAAAGATTATGATTTTCAAGTAAACGCTAATCATTATTTCTACCCAGCGAGTACTGTGAAATTTCCCGTGGCTATTTTGGCCTTAGAAAAAATAAACAGCATGGTTCATTTTGATATGAATACTCGTTTTTATATTGAAGGGGATACTTTAGAAACAACGGTTGCCCAAGAAATAACAAAATTATTTGCCGTGAGTGATAACGCAGCCTACAACCGCTTGTTCGAGTTTTTAGGGCAAGATGAAATTCATCAAAAATTACAAGCCAAAGGCATCGAAAATGTGCGGATCTCGCACAGAGTTTCTACGCCCAACGCTGACGACATTACCACGAGGGCTATAGTCTATTATACAAATGATAGTACAACAAACATTACTGATAAAATCATTAACAAGCCTATAAAACCTTTAAAAATAGACCACTTAAAAAAAGGAAAAGGCTATTTTGAAGAGGCTATACTACTTCAGGAACCTTTTGATTTTAGTCTAAAAAATTACTATGCCATTGATGCGCAACATGATGTTTTAAAACGCATTATTTTTCCTGAAGAATTCACAATAGCTGAACGATTTACTATATCAAAGGAACAGCGTGACTTTCTTTTAGAAGCGATGCACACCTTACCTAGAGAATTAGGCTATGACACCAAAGAATATTACGATAGTTATGTGAAGTTTTTTATGTACGGCGACAGCCAAGAACTGATTCCTGCAAGCATCGAAATTTACAATAAGGTAGGCTATGCCTACGGTACTTTAACCGATTGTGCGTATATAAAAGATACTGAAAACGATATAGCCTTTTTAATAACCGCAACTATTTTAGTCAACAAAAATGGAATCTTTAATGATAATGACTACGAATATGATACTGTTGGTATTCCGTTTTTAGCAGCTTTAGGGCGAGAATTGTACCAGCAAGAATTAGCACGCAAAAATAAATAA